In the genome of Terribacillus sp. FSL K6-0262, one region contains:
- a CDS encoding carbon starvation CstA family protein: MITFFVAILTLVAAYFTYGKYVEKVFGPNEERQTPAYANQDGVDYVPMNKQKNALIQLLNIAGTGPIFGPIMGALYGPAAFLWIVLGSIFAGAVHDYLTGMISIRNRGAHIPELAGRFLGRVSRHLVNVFALLLLLLVGTVFVTTPASLLHNLIDGRVALIAIVIIIFAYYFLSTILPIDKIIGRIYPYFGALLIIGTIAVGAALLLSSYKIPELSLTNMHPADSPIFPILFLTITCGALSGFHATQSPLISRTTQNEKQGRYIFYGMMIAEGVIAMIWAAAAMAIFDGQSLQGLINEGTASLVVSEVSMTLLGAVGGTIAVLGAVVLPITSGDTAFRAARNIIADYISLSQTKTAKRLAIAIPMFAVSYWLTTIDFNLLWRYFSFANQGTAALALWIGTMYLFVKKKNYIIALVPAVFITDMVLTYILYDGNLGFGLSYQAAHTGGIILTLVITALFFWKARMNSRGNLAVDMEVPALHKSEQIN, translated from the coding sequence ATGATTACTTTTTTTGTTGCAATATTAACATTGGTTGCAGCGTATTTTACGTATGGAAAATACGTCGAAAAAGTATTTGGACCGAATGAAGAACGGCAGACACCTGCATATGCTAATCAAGACGGTGTAGATTATGTCCCGATGAACAAACAGAAAAACGCATTGATTCAATTACTGAACATTGCCGGTACCGGTCCCATATTTGGTCCGATCATGGGCGCCTTGTATGGTCCCGCAGCATTCTTATGGATCGTTCTGGGTTCTATATTCGCTGGAGCGGTACATGATTACTTGACTGGTATGATCTCGATTCGTAATCGAGGTGCTCATATCCCGGAACTTGCCGGAAGATTTTTAGGTCGCGTTTCCCGTCATTTAGTGAACGTTTTTGCTTTACTGTTATTATTGCTGGTTGGTACAGTATTTGTTACGACACCTGCGTCATTATTGCATAATTTAATAGATGGCCGGGTTGCTTTGATAGCCATTGTCATCATTATCTTTGCTTATTATTTTTTGTCTACCATTCTCCCAATCGATAAGATTATCGGCCGCATCTACCCGTACTTTGGAGCACTATTGATCATTGGAACAATTGCAGTAGGTGCCGCATTATTATTAAGCAGCTATAAAATTCCTGAATTATCATTAACGAACATGCATCCGGCCGACTCACCTATTTTCCCAATATTATTCTTAACGATTACTTGTGGTGCCTTATCAGGGTTTCATGCAACACAATCACCGCTTATATCAAGAACAACTCAAAACGAAAAACAAGGCCGTTACATTTTTTATGGCATGATGATTGCCGAAGGTGTTATTGCCATGATATGGGCAGCAGCCGCAATGGCTATATTCGACGGACAAAGTCTTCAAGGATTAATAAATGAGGGGACAGCTTCCCTGGTAGTCAGTGAAGTCAGCATGACCTTACTTGGAGCTGTCGGCGGTACCATAGCCGTCCTTGGTGCAGTGGTGTTACCGATTACCTCAGGTGATACAGCGTTCCGGGCCGCACGTAATATAATTGCAGATTATATTAGTTTGAGCCAGACCAAAACAGCCAAACGGTTAGCAATCGCGATACCGATGTTTGCAGTTTCCTACTGGTTAACGACCATTGATTTTAATCTTTTATGGCGCTACTTCTCGTTTGCCAATCAAGGAACTGCGGCACTTGCGCTTTGGATAGGCACTATGTATCTTTTTGTTAAAAAGAAAAATTATATCATTGCACTAGTTCCAGCGGTATTCATTACCGATATGGTCTTAACTTATATATTATATGATGGAAACCTTGGGTTTGGCTTATCCTATCAGGCAGCGCATACAGGTGGAATAATCCTGACATTGGTCATCACTGCTCTGTTCTTCTGGAAAGCAAGAATGAATTCCAGAGGGAATTTGGCTGTCGATATGGAAGTACCTGCTCTTCATAAAAGTGAACAAATAAACTAA
- a CDS encoding ABC transporter permease: MTFRQFAFRNVLRNKRLYIAYFLSSMFTVMVFFTFAIFAFHPALLDSSINEYALFGMAVAGGIIYIFSFFFILYSMSSFLQSRKKEFGLLIILGASDKQIRLMVFLENILIGFIATAGGILMGLVFAKTILLIAENILIIDASLDFYFPVWAIVVTFFSFLFLFFCISIFVAFILRTNKLVDLIKGDKQSKGEPKASITLSILAILLLLAGYGTALLVKGVGVVYMMIPVIIVVTLGTYILFTQLSVYCIRLLRGNKSIFWRKTNMLLFGDLSFRMKDNARTFFLVAIISTVAFSAIGTLYGFQSYLTKGMKEINPYTYRYAPFLDDSEEIIEQDLQQINAILDEEKIDAEMEAADLAFYDTSVEESPVLIVKASDYNRFAALIDEKELHPEENEAIVMEQSDAVITEGQKASEALKQSNIKLDNGKEIQPSHVVESAVGLGLMGYYVVNDGTYKQLGTPVRTDMTAAWNVHDGSEEQVIETGKRLEEQIKHKVFSIDYSLYETNKAYGLILFIGLFIGIVFFVSAGSFLYFRLFTDIDEEKRKFRSIAKIGLTQSELKKVVNRQIAILFFSPIVVALFHGAVALTALSHLFDYNLTVESAFVLGSFAVIQLLYFLTVRFFYVKQVIRMVF, translated from the coding sequence ATGACTTTTCGTCAGTTCGCGTTTAGAAATGTCCTACGCAATAAACGGCTGTATATTGCGTACTTCCTCAGCAGTATGTTTACGGTGATGGTATTCTTCACATTTGCAATCTTTGCTTTCCATCCAGCTCTTTTGGATAGCTCGATCAATGAGTATGCGCTTTTTGGGATGGCTGTGGCTGGTGGAATCATTTATATATTTTCGTTCTTCTTTATTTTATATTCGATGAGCTCTTTCTTGCAATCAAGGAAGAAGGAATTTGGTTTATTGATTATCTTAGGAGCTTCTGATAAGCAGATACGGCTTATGGTATTTTTAGAGAATATCTTAATAGGATTTATTGCAACAGCTGGCGGGATCCTGATGGGTCTGGTGTTTGCAAAAACAATACTATTGATTGCCGAGAATATTTTAATTATCGATGCTTCATTGGATTTTTATTTCCCTGTATGGGCAATTGTCGTGACGTTTTTCAGTTTTCTCTTTCTCTTCTTCTGTATATCGATTTTTGTTGCGTTCATTTTACGCACGAATAAGCTCGTCGATCTCATTAAAGGAGATAAGCAGTCCAAAGGGGAACCGAAAGCGTCCATTACACTATCCATCCTTGCGATACTCTTATTGCTTGCGGGATATGGCACTGCCCTACTTGTCAAAGGTGTCGGCGTAGTCTATATGATGATCCCGGTCATCATTGTGGTGACACTGGGAACATACATCTTGTTTACGCAGTTAAGTGTGTATTGCATCCGTCTGCTGAGAGGAAATAAATCGATCTTCTGGCGGAAGACCAACATGCTGCTTTTCGGTGATTTATCGTTTCGGATGAAAGATAACGCTAGAACCTTTTTCTTGGTAGCGATAATATCAACTGTTGCATTTAGTGCCATTGGGACATTATATGGATTCCAATCTTACCTTACGAAAGGGATGAAGGAAATCAATCCATATACTTATAGATATGCTCCTTTTTTGGACGATAGTGAAGAAATTATCGAACAAGACCTTCAGCAGATCAATGCTATATTGGATGAAGAGAAAATCGACGCAGAAATGGAAGCTGCGGACTTGGCTTTTTATGATACATCTGTGGAGGAGTCTCCTGTATTGATAGTGAAAGCTTCTGATTACAATCGATTTGCTGCATTAATCGATGAGAAAGAACTGCATCCAGAGGAAAATGAGGCAATTGTTATGGAACAAAGCGATGCCGTAATCACTGAAGGACAGAAAGCAAGTGAAGCCTTGAAGCAATCGAACATAAAGCTGGACAACGGAAAAGAAATTCAACCAAGTCATGTAGTGGAATCAGCTGTAGGTTTAGGATTAATGGGGTATTATGTGGTGAATGACGGCACATATAAGCAGCTTGGAACACCGGTGAGGACAGATATGACTGCCGCGTGGAATGTACATGATGGGAGCGAGGAACAAGTAATTGAAACGGGAAAAAGGTTAGAGGAACAGATAAAGCATAAGGTGTTTTCTATTGATTATTCACTTTATGAAACCAATAAAGCCTATGGACTGATTCTTTTTATTGGCCTGTTTATTGGTATTGTGTTCTTTGTTTCGGCTGGCAGCTTTCTTTACTTCCGATTATTCACGGATATTGATGAGGAAAAGCGCAAGTTCCGATCGATTGCCAAAATTGGTTTGACACAATCAGAGTTGAAAAAAGTAGTGAATCGGCAAATTGCTATTTTATTTTTCTCGCCGATTGTAGTGGCGCTCTTTCACGGGGCGGTGGCCCTAACAGCTTTGTCGCATTTATTTGACTACAATTTAACAGTGGAATCAGCCTTTGTCCTTGGAAGCTTTGCGGTAATCCAATTACTTTATTTCCTGACTGTACGATTTTTCTATGTGAAACAAGTGATACGGATGGTCTTTTAA
- a CDS encoding ABC transporter ATP-binding protein, whose translation MLKLTKVSKIYEGKVAYRALADIDLDVEDGEFVAIMGPSGSGKTTLLNIVSTNDAPTTGQVEIDGRYPHQLKKNALAAFRRNELGFIFQDFNLLHTLTVQENIILPLTLDGVPAGEMQKKAQQIAKHLGIEGIMNKRTYEISGGQAQRAAIARAMIHEPKLLLADEPTGNLDSKAAKDVMKMLVSINERNRTSLLMVTHDPQAASYADRVVFIRDGKLYSEIHRGESRQAFFQKIIDMLSLMGGEGNDFSSVRV comes from the coding sequence ATGCTCAAGCTTACAAAAGTCAGTAAAATATATGAGGGGAAGGTTGCTTATCGAGCCCTGGCCGATATCGATCTGGACGTAGAGGATGGTGAATTTGTAGCGATCATGGGTCCATCGGGAAGCGGTAAAACAACCCTTTTGAATATCGTTTCCACAAACGATGCGCCGACCACTGGGCAGGTGGAAATCGATGGGAGGTATCCGCATCAGCTGAAAAAGAATGCTTTGGCCGCATTCCGTCGTAATGAATTGGGATTCATCTTTCAGGATTTCAACCTATTGCATACACTTACTGTTCAGGAAAATATCATCCTTCCGCTCACATTGGATGGTGTCCCAGCAGGGGAGATGCAGAAGAAGGCACAACAGATAGCGAAGCATCTTGGTATCGAAGGCATCATGAATAAGCGTACGTATGAGATTTCCGGAGGGCAGGCGCAGCGGGCAGCGATTGCCAGGGCGATGATCCATGAGCCCAAATTACTGTTGGCGGATGAGCCAACAGGGAACCTTGATTCTAAAGCAGCCAAGGATGTCATGAAGATGCTGGTATCCATAAATGAAAGGAATAGAACAAGCTTATTGATGGTAACACATGATCCTCAGGCAGCAAGTTATGCTGATCGGGTTGTTTTTATCCGGGATGGGAAGCTGTATTCCGAGATTCATAGAGGGGAGAGCAGACAAGCATTCTTCCAGAAGATAATCGATATGCTATCGCTGATGGGGGGAGAGGGAAATGACTTTTCGTCAGTTCGCGTTTAG
- a CDS encoding sensor histidine kinase: MKLFLREHVLLILVQLFQALLVPVLFWLDGYRDLGISLYAFFLSMLFIAAFLCYRYFSRRNFYQRLQHSLTALDESLETTERAPISEALDQLLAAQYRLYREELLKGEDRQDEHLLFMDRWVHQMKTPLSVIELMAQTLDEPDSSSIREETDRMREGLNTVLYLARLRTITEDFHIKPVVLTKLISEVHQENKRFYIRNEVYPVLKEETTGAIVETDEKWLFFLLSQLLHNAVKYSAGKSNQLILSVYDRAGEMVLEVKDFGIGIPAVDRKRIFNKFYTGENGRKYRESTGMGLYLVKEVAEKLDHRLEMESTVGEGTIFRIIFSKTQNLTSM; this comes from the coding sequence ATGAAATTATTCCTTCGTGAGCATGTGCTGCTCATTTTGGTCCAGCTCTTTCAAGCTTTGCTGGTTCCGGTGCTATTTTGGCTGGACGGCTATCGTGATCTTGGCATTAGTCTATACGCCTTTTTCCTATCCATGCTTTTCATAGCCGCATTCCTCTGTTATCGGTACTTTAGTCGAAGGAATTTTTATCAAAGATTGCAGCATTCGCTGACAGCACTGGATGAATCCTTGGAGACTACCGAACGGGCACCTATTTCTGAAGCGCTCGATCAATTGCTGGCTGCCCAGTATCGCTTATATCGGGAAGAACTATTAAAAGGGGAAGACAGACAGGATGAGCATTTGTTGTTCATGGATCGTTGGGTCCATCAAATGAAAACACCGCTCTCAGTCATTGAATTGATGGCCCAAACATTGGACGAACCAGATTCATCAAGTATCCGGGAAGAAACGGATCGGATGCGGGAAGGTCTGAATACAGTCCTCTATTTAGCAAGGCTTCGCACCATCACCGAGGATTTTCATATTAAGCCTGTGGTCCTTACCAAGCTGATCAGCGAAGTCCACCAGGAAAATAAGCGATTCTACATCCGCAATGAAGTATATCCAGTATTGAAGGAAGAGACAACTGGGGCAATAGTGGAGACGGATGAAAAGTGGCTTTTCTTCCTGCTGTCGCAGCTGCTGCATAATGCTGTCAAATACTCTGCTGGAAAATCGAATCAACTTATTCTTTCTGTCTATGACAGAGCTGGAGAAATGGTATTGGAAGTGAAGGACTTTGGAATCGGTATTCCTGCTGTCGATCGGAAACGTATCTTCAATAAGTTTTATACAGGCGAAAATGGCAGGAAATATCGGGAGTCTACGGGTATGGGACTGTATTTGGTAAAAGAAGTCGCTGAAAAATTGGATCACCGTCTGGAAATGGAATCGACCGTTGGAGAAGGGACGATTTTTCGGATCATTTTTTCCAAAACACAAAACCTTACATCAATGTAA
- a CDS encoding response regulator transcription factor, whose translation MEKIMIIEDDIKIADYLSSHIEKYGYDVTIADDFGNILAAFLAVQPDLVLLDINLPSYDGFYWCRQIRKTSICPVIFISARTGEMDQVMAIENGGDDFITKPFHPDIVMAKIRSQMRRAYGEYAAKYEERVLIQDGLYFYPERLELQFGNQSTQLTKKESDIMESLLERYPRVAGRQDLLEKLWDDQAYVDENTLNVNIARVRHKLQDIGIEDAVETVRGAGYRLRISWNEEKA comes from the coding sequence ATGGAAAAAATCATGATCATTGAGGATGACATAAAAATTGCGGACTACTTAAGTTCCCACATTGAAAAATACGGATATGATGTCACCATTGCGGATGACTTTGGAAATATATTAGCTGCGTTTCTTGCGGTGCAGCCTGATCTTGTTTTGCTTGATATTAATCTTCCTAGCTATGATGGGTTTTATTGGTGCAGGCAAATCAGAAAAACGTCGATTTGCCCAGTGATTTTCATTTCGGCACGAACGGGAGAAATGGATCAAGTCATGGCAATAGAAAACGGCGGGGATGATTTTATTACCAAGCCATTTCATCCGGATATAGTGATGGCAAAAATCAGAAGTCAAATGCGGCGTGCGTATGGAGAGTATGCTGCAAAGTACGAGGAGCGAGTGCTTATCCAGGATGGATTGTACTTTTATCCCGAACGATTGGAACTGCAGTTCGGGAATCAATCAACGCAATTAACTAAAAAAGAATCGGATATTATGGAAAGCCTGCTTGAGCGTTATCCCCGCGTTGCTGGCAGGCAGGATTTGCTGGAGAAATTATGGGATGATCAAGCCTATGTGGATGAGAATACCTTGAATGTGAATATAGCCCGTGTTCGTCATAAGTTGCAAGATATAGGCATCGAGGATGCTGTGGAAACGGTCAGGGGAGCAGGATATCGTTTGCGTATCAGCTGGAATGAGGAGAAAGCATGA
- a CDS encoding NADP-dependent oxidoreductase, protein MRAVVINEYGSKEVLREQELPKPEIKANQVLVEVYATSINPIDWKLRAGYLKQMLDWSFPIILGWDVAGKIVEVGSDVKDFQVGDEIFARPDTTAEGTYAEFTTVDEELLAKKPSNLTFEEAASIPLAGLTAWQCLVDNTKVKEGDKVLIHAGAGGVGSLAIQMAKHLGAYVATTASEKNEAYVKELGADEFINYRTQQFEDELSDYDAVIDTMGGDILNKSFQVLKPGGRLVTIAGQPDSALADKHHVTASSYWLTPNGKQLDEIGELLEKGIVKPQVGSVFDFSAEDLQEAHELSETHHAKGKIVIKVK, encoded by the coding sequence ATGCGTGCAGTTGTGATCAATGAATATGGCAGTAAAGAGGTATTGAGAGAGCAAGAGCTGCCGAAGCCGGAAATAAAGGCAAATCAAGTACTTGTGGAGGTTTATGCTACTTCCATTAATCCGATTGACTGGAAGCTTCGGGCAGGTTACTTGAAGCAGATGCTGGATTGGTCATTCCCGATTATCCTCGGCTGGGATGTTGCCGGTAAGATAGTTGAAGTTGGAAGTGATGTGAAGGATTTTCAGGTCGGGGATGAGATTTTTGCGCGCCCGGATACGACAGCTGAAGGTACTTATGCGGAGTTTACGACTGTCGATGAGGAATTGCTTGCGAAAAAGCCTAGCAACCTGACATTTGAAGAAGCTGCCTCCATTCCATTAGCAGGATTAACCGCTTGGCAGTGTTTAGTGGATAATACAAAAGTCAAAGAAGGGGATAAAGTACTTATCCATGCTGGAGCTGGCGGTGTAGGAAGTTTGGCCATTCAAATGGCAAAACATTTGGGTGCTTACGTGGCTACAACTGCGAGTGAAAAAAATGAAGCATATGTAAAAGAGCTGGGTGCAGATGAATTCATTAATTACCGCACACAACAATTTGAAGATGAATTAAGTGATTATGATGCTGTCATTGATACAATGGGCGGTGACATCCTAAATAAGAGCTTCCAAGTATTAAAGCCCGGCGGCAGGCTGGTAACGATTGCCGGACAACCCGATTCAGCGTTAGCAGATAAGCATCACGTAACGGCAAGCTCCTATTGGCTGACGCCAAATGGTAAACAGTTAGATGAAATAGGGGAATTGCTTGAAAAAGGGATAGTTAAGCCTCAAGTGGGCAGTGTATTTGATTTTTCAGCTGAAGATTTACAAGAAGCTCATGAATTAAGTGAAACACATCATGCCAAAGGGAAAATTGTAATCAAAGTCAAATAA